A region of Roseobacter litoralis Och 149 DNA encodes the following proteins:
- a CDS encoding efflux RND transporter periplasmic adaptor subunit, translating into MTHPFSLSSFACALFAALCLNFPATAVAQGGPAAVGVETVEIKTIADTVPLFAEVVTVREGTIASRIAGTVDEIMVLEGTAVGQGEMLATLDTELLDILARQAQARLSEARAGIVIAETRVNRAANALARIEGLRNTASFSTSRFDDAQSDLFEANGLLAEAQARVQTAEANLAETRYQLDRARITAPYAGIVLEVQINPGEFIASGSAVVTLLDVLSMEIEASVPSKYVSVLQPGQTVAGYTETGVSLELNVRVLLPVEDTATRTRPVRFTSSDLASLDRLAIGQSITINIPISAPREVLSVPKDALVQARGGWTVFVAADGTAQPRTVQIGVALGDRFEVLDGLTEGDIVVTRGNERLRPGQEITPMTGSEKG; encoded by the coding sequence ATGACCCACCCCTTTTCCTTATCTTCTTTTGCATGCGCGTTATTTGCCGCGCTCTGCCTGAATTTCCCGGCCACGGCCGTTGCGCAGGGCGGACCTGCCGCCGTCGGTGTCGAAACCGTCGAGATCAAAACCATCGCTGACACCGTCCCTCTCTTTGCAGAGGTGGTGACAGTGCGCGAGGGTACGATTGCAAGCCGGATCGCTGGTACCGTTGACGAAATTATGGTGCTGGAAGGGACGGCGGTCGGTCAGGGCGAGATGCTGGCGACGTTGGACACCGAGCTTTTGGATATTCTGGCCCGTCAGGCGCAGGCGCGACTGTCAGAAGCGCGTGCAGGCATCGTGATTGCGGAAACCCGCGTTAACCGCGCGGCCAATGCCTTGGCGCGGATTGAGGGGTTACGCAACACGGCGTCTTTCTCCACCAGCCGCTTTGATGATGCGCAAAGCGATCTGTTCGAGGCCAACGGGCTGCTCGCCGAAGCACAGGCGCGCGTCCAGACCGCCGAGGCAAATCTGGCAGAAACCCGCTATCAACTGGACCGCGCGCGGATCACCGCCCCCTATGCCGGCATCGTGCTGGAGGTGCAGATCAACCCCGGTGAGTTTATCGCATCAGGCTCTGCCGTCGTGACCCTGCTGGATGTTCTGTCGATGGAAATCGAGGCCAGCGTACCATCAAAATATGTCAGCGTCCTGCAACCCGGACAAACGGTTGCCGGATACACCGAGACGGGCGTGTCACTGGAATTGAACGTGCGCGTGTTGCTGCCCGTTGAGGATACGGCCACGCGGACCCGTCCGGTGCGGTTTACATCGTCTGATCTGGCCTCTCTGGACCGTTTGGCCATCGGCCAGTCCATCACAATCAACATCCCGATCAGCGCCCCGCGCGAGGTTCTGTCGGTGCCCAAGGACGCCTTGGTGCAGGCCCGCGGCGGCTGGACCGTTTTTGTGGCGGCGGATGGAACGGCGCAACCGCGCACCGTGCAGATCGGTGTCGCACTGGGGGATCGCTTTGAGGTGCTGGATGGGTTGACCGAGGGCGACATCGTTGTAACGCGCGGCAATGAACGGCTGCGCCCCGGACAGGAAATCACGCCGATGACCGGCAGCGAGAAAGGCTAG